In Armatimonadota bacterium, one genomic interval encodes:
- the trpS gene encoding tryptophan--tRNA ligase — protein sequence MDGDRRILSGMRATNSRLHLGNYEGALRNWVNLQERFKVYCMVADYHALTTMGEMPPDLRYNGREVAKDYISAGIDPERSTVFLQSDVHQHAELHLIFSMVTGLGKLERVPTFKEKKDELAEGRPVSYGLLGYPVLQAADILLYRPYGVPVGRDQAPHLELSREIGRSFNAAFGVDVFPEFKDLIDEDDLRAKVPGLDADENGQLRKMSKSYDNCIYLTDSADDVATKVKSAFTTPTKMRKSDPGVPEGCAVCQYLKMYSPGWETQWDEDRQGVRGCMQNKAELTEVLNTFLEPMRERRKAVDDGAIEAILQRGAEEASDVASDTMRLVRDAMKM from the coding sequence ATGGACGGGGACAGACGGATCCTGAGCGGGATGCGGGCCACAAACTCGCGGCTCCATCTTGGAAACTATGAGGGCGCCCTGCGCAACTGGGTCAATCTTCAAGAGCGGTTCAAAGTCTATTGTATGGTGGCCGACTACCATGCTCTGACGACCATGGGCGAGATGCCGCCCGACCTCCGTTACAACGGTAGGGAAGTCGCCAAGGACTACATCAGCGCCGGGATCGACCCGGAGCGCTCGACCGTCTTCCTCCAGTCCGACGTCCATCAGCACGCCGAGCTCCACCTGATTTTCAGCATGGTCACCGGGCTCGGCAAACTCGAACGCGTCCCCACGTTCAAGGAAAAGAAGGACGAACTCGCCGAAGGCCGCCCGGTCTCCTATGGACTCCTCGGATATCCCGTCCTACAGGCCGCCGACATCCTCCTTTACAGGCCCTACGGCGTCCCTGTCGGCCGTGACCAGGCGCCCCACCTCGAACTTTCGCGCGAGATCGGACGGTCGTTCAACGCGGCATTCGGCGTGGACGTGTTCCCCGAGTTCAAAGACCTCATCGACGAAGACGACCTTCGGGCGAAGGTTCCCGGTCTTGACGCGGACGAGAACGGCCAACTCCGGAAGATGAGCAAGTCCTACGACAACTGCATCTACCTCACCGACTCGGCCGACGACGTCGCGACTAAAGTCAAAAGCGCGTTCACGACCCCGACGAAAATGCGGAAGTCCGATCCCGGCGTGCCGGAAGGGTGCGCCGTCTGCCAGTACCTCAAGATGTACTCGCCGGGTTGGGAGACGCAGTGGGACGAAGACCGTCAGGGCGTCCGGGGTTGCATGCAGAACAAGGCCGAGCTCACTGAAGTCTTGAACACCTTTCTGGAACCGATGCGGGAACGCCGCAAAGCGGTCGACGACGGTGCGATCGAGGCGATCCTGCAGCGCGGGGCAGAAGAAGCGTCCGACGTCGCTTCGGACACCATGCGGCTCGTCCGCGACGCTATGAAGATGTAG
- a CDS encoding HAD family phosphatase, producing the protein MAGIDGVIFDLDGVLCRLDDEARIGHLSGVSGLTPDDVVAAIWGSGFEDRADRGQLDAAEYLREFGARVGKTLSRSDWVAYRRSGMTPHPDVLQIAARTAERVPVAVLTNNGHLLIEEIGVLFPEVVPIFGSQIWCSAQFGTCKPDPVIFAQVCRRLGTVPSRTLFVDDLEANVLGAESAGLNGHLFRSADALARRLAPLLRSSH; encoded by the coding sequence GTGGCCGGAATCGACGGAGTGATCTTCGACTTGGACGGAGTCTTGTGCCGTCTCGACGACGAGGCCAGGATCGGGCACTTATCCGGAGTTTCGGGCCTTACTCCCGACGACGTCGTCGCTGCGATCTGGGGCTCCGGTTTCGAAGACCGCGCCGATCGGGGTCAACTCGACGCCGCCGAGTATCTGCGAGAGTTCGGAGCCAGGGTCGGAAAGACGTTGTCCCGGTCCGACTGGGTCGCTTACCGCCGGTCCGGCATGACCCCGCACCCCGACGTCTTGCAGATCGCCGCTCGGACGGCGGAGCGTGTGCCTGTCGCGGTCCTCACCAACAACGGACACCTCCTTATCGAAGAGATCGGTGTCCTGTTCCCAGAAGTCGTCCCGATCTTTGGCAGCCAGATCTGGTGTTCGGCGCAGTTCGGGACCTGCAAGCCCGACCCTGTCATCTTCGCCCAAGTGTGCCGACGACTGGGAACCGTGCCGTCCAGGACGCTGTTCGTCGACGACCTCGAAGCCAACGTTCTCGGTGCCGAGAGCGCCGGTCTTAATGGACATCTCTTCCGATCGGCCGACGCATTGGCCCGACGTCTCGCGCCCCTATTACGAAGTTCGCACTGA
- a CDS encoding 1-deoxy-D-xylulose-5-phosphate reductoisomerase — MKRVVVLGSTGSIGRQTLDIVRRHPERLDVIGLSAHRNGEALAAQAAEFPEAKLALLDAPAAAAYGVPGGPQAVVDLATLPEADIVVVAVAGVIGLEPTLAAIEAGKNIALASKEVLVAAGEVVMPLVRSKGLVMTPIDSEHSAVFQCLQGYRSDQVARLVLTASGGPFRGKKRDELASVSVEEALNHPTWRMGGKITVDSATLMNKGLEVIEAHWLFGLDIGQVDVVVHPQSIVHSFVEFKDTSVLAQCGWPDMRLPIQYALLYPDRTPGGLKRWNPVESGPLTFEEVDTSTFACLEIARHSAKVGRTAPCAMNAANEEAANAFLKGRCGFLQIADVVSETVSRHTPVDPTLENVLQTDAWARETVRSVLQLE; from the coding sequence GTGAAAAGGGTCGTCGTCTTAGGTTCGACAGGGAGCATAGGACGGCAGACCTTGGACATCGTCCGGAGGCATCCCGAAAGGCTGGACGTCATAGGGCTCTCCGCTCACCGGAACGGCGAGGCGCTCGCCGCGCAAGCGGCGGAGTTTCCTGAAGCGAAACTGGCGCTTCTCGACGCTCCTGCGGCTGCAGCCTATGGCGTACCGGGCGGTCCCCAGGCCGTCGTCGACCTTGCCACGCTTCCGGAAGCCGACATCGTGGTCGTCGCCGTGGCCGGAGTGATCGGACTGGAGCCGACGTTGGCGGCGATCGAAGCGGGGAAAAACATCGCTCTGGCCAGTAAGGAGGTCCTCGTGGCGGCAGGGGAGGTCGTCATGCCTCTAGTCCGTTCAAAGGGGCTCGTGATGACGCCCATCGATTCGGAGCACAGCGCCGTGTTCCAGTGTCTACAAGGCTACCGGTCGGATCAAGTGGCACGGCTCGTCCTGACCGCGAGCGGAGGTCCGTTCCGGGGCAAGAAGCGGGACGAGTTGGCTTCCGTATCGGTCGAAGAAGCCCTGAACCACCCGACGTGGAGGATGGGGGGCAAGATCACGGTCGATTCGGCGACGTTGATGAACAAGGGTCTCGAGGTCATCGAAGCGCATTGGCTGTTCGGCCTCGACATCGGTCAGGTCGACGTCGTCGTCCATCCGCAAAGCATCGTCCACAGCTTCGTCGAGTTCAAAGACACGAGCGTCTTGGCCCAATGCGGCTGGCCGGACATGCGTCTTCCGATCCAATACGCCCTTCTCTATCCGGACCGGACACCTGGAGGGTTGAAGAGGTGGAACCCGGTCGAGAGCGGGCCGCTCACCTTCGAAGAGGTGGACACGTCGACCTTCGCCTGTCTCGAGATCGCCCGGCACAGCGCAAAAGTCGGCCGGACGGCTCCGTGTGCCATGAACGCAGCGAACGAGGAAGCCGCCAACGCCTTCTTGAAGGGTCGGTGCGGGTTCCTTCAGATCGCGGACGTGGTCTCCGAGACCGTTTCGCGCCATACGCCCGTCGATCCGACGCTGGAGAACGTGCTCCAGACGGACGCGTGGGCCCGGGAAACGGTCCGTTCGGTTCTGCAGTTAGAATAA
- a CDS encoding DUF1990 family protein, protein MDADRREQALRRAESARTTWNLESGGRRAWVCFDDDVTFDLGPDPEGGRFLEISDRMVSGRTYLPDAVQVFGRFIAEQRDLRAGDRLLQSAPLFGRWGGPLMTSAVEMAVVERGETRCRIGYVTTERHHARGGWSATLDSRDGRLSLRVVSTSNPKSWLFWLGLPIGRALQLRARRRSVEVFRSL, encoded by the coding sequence GTGGACGCAGACCGACGGGAACAAGCTCTACGACGGGCCGAGAGCGCGCGTACGACGTGGAACCTTGAGTCTGGGGGCCGCCGGGCCTGGGTGTGTTTCGACGACGACGTGACGTTCGACCTCGGACCTGATCCCGAAGGTGGCCGTTTCCTGGAAATCTCGGACCGAATGGTGTCCGGTCGCACCTATCTCCCTGACGCCGTCCAAGTGTTCGGGCGCTTCATCGCCGAGCAACGGGACTTACGAGCCGGGGACAGACTGCTCCAATCGGCTCCGCTCTTCGGACGGTGGGGCGGGCCTCTAATGACGTCCGCAGTCGAAATGGCCGTCGTCGAACGGGGCGAGACTCGCTGCCGGATCGGATACGTCACGACCGAGCGGCACCATGCCCGGGGAGGATGGTCGGCGACGTTGGACAGCCGCGACGGCCGTCTGTCGCTCCGCGTCGTCAGTACGTCAAACCCCAAGTCCTGGCTCTTTTGGCTGGGGCTCCCTATCGGACGGGCCCTTCAACTCCGCGCCAGACGCCGCTCGGTCGAGGTCTTCCGGTCCCTTTGA
- a CDS encoding HDOD domain-containing protein has product MSDSNWMHVAPPSVDFDALLAKFRSAESLPDLPASALQLCDAIDKGDAETGQLEKIILSDPAITGSVLKAANSALYGGKSNNASTVKGAILLLGQKAIRSIAVSVWVQSLVHQSKGSPKFDPAKFAAHSMFVGFLSKYLLSTVTRTKSVKSAWTPDELFAAGVLHDLGIGLLASIDAKLYEAAQSFAAANGKSLNQSFLEVTGRSVDILSVAAAQAWKLPDLFVDVLMGQSEPLLADKEVDALCCVNYAEYLAQRTGYALSDWRVEAVIEPEVEERVGLSPDDVSDVLELVAGLTTEFVAAA; this is encoded by the coding sequence ATGTCCGATTCGAACTGGATGCACGTGGCCCCGCCCTCCGTAGACTTTGACGCCCTCCTGGCGAAGTTCCGGTCTGCGGAGAGCTTGCCGGACCTTCCGGCTTCGGCCCTCCAGCTTTGCGACGCCATCGACAAGGGCGACGCTGAGACCGGCCAGCTCGAGAAGATCATCCTCAGCGACCCCGCCATCACCGGGAGCGTGCTCAAGGCCGCCAACAGCGCCCTTTACGGCGGGAAGTCGAACAACGCTTCGACGGTCAAGGGCGCGATCTTGCTCCTCGGGCAAAAAGCCATCCGGAGCATCGCCGTCTCGGTCTGGGTCCAGTCGCTCGTCCACCAGTCGAAGGGTTCGCCGAAGTTCGACCCGGCCAAGTTCGCCGCCCACTCGATGTTCGTCGGCTTCCTCAGCAAGTATCTGCTTTCGACCGTCACGAGGACGAAGTCCGTCAAGAGCGCATGGACTCCGGACGAATTGTTCGCGGCCGGCGTCCTGCACGACCTTGGGATCGGGCTCCTCGCCTCGATCGACGCTAAGCTCTACGAGGCCGCCCAGTCGTTCGCCGCCGCGAACGGGAAGTCGTTGAACCAGTCGTTCCTTGAAGTCACGGGCCGCTCGGTCGACATCCTCAGCGTCGCCGCTGCACAAGCCTGGAAATTGCCGGACCTGTTCGTCGACGTGCTCATGGGCCAATCCGAGCCGCTGCTCGCTGATAAAGAGGTCGACGCCCTCTGCTGCGTCAATTACGCGGAGTACCTCGCCCAGCGGACGGGTTACGCCCTCAGCGACTGGCGGGTCGAGGCCGTGATCGAGCCGGAGGTCGAAGAACGGGTCGGACTGAGCCCGGACGACGTCTCCGACGTCCTGGAACTCGTCGCCGGTCTGACCACCGAGTTCGTCGCAGCGGCGTAA
- a CDS encoding DoxX family protein produces MSRQTAIDVTLSLLRVVAGLLFLQAGGSKIFGWFGVLPKDMYPSGTVPFLSQAGIGGAIEVVGGLLLMFGLFTRVVAFVSSGEMAVAYFQFHQPNGSWPVQNQGQQAVLFCFIFLFFAAYGAGPWSLDALMAKRSRRSKKVENDDFAQRL; encoded by the coding sequence ATGAGCCGACAGACCGCTATCGACGTCACATTGTCCTTGCTACGGGTCGTGGCCGGACTCCTCTTCTTGCAGGCCGGTGGCTCGAAGATCTTCGGATGGTTCGGCGTCCTGCCAAAGGACATGTATCCGAGCGGGACCGTTCCGTTCTTGTCCCAAGCCGGGATCGGCGGAGCGATCGAAGTCGTCGGCGGTTTGCTCTTGATGTTCGGGCTTTTTACGAGAGTCGTCGCGTTCGTATCGTCTGGGGAAATGGCCGTCGCTTATTTCCAGTTCCACCAGCCGAACGGGTCGTGGCCGGTCCAGAACCAGGGACAACAGGCCGTCCTCTTCTGCTTCATCTTCCTCTTTTTCGCGGCGTACGGGGCGGGGCCTTGGAGCCTTGACGCTCTCATGGCCAAGCGCTCTCGTCGGTCTAAGAAGGTCGAAAACGACGATTTCGCTCAACGTCTTTAG
- a CDS encoding 50S ribosomal protein L9 has product MKVILKQSVPKVGKEGQVVNVKNGFARNYLFPQGMAIVADKKQLGVLTRRNAKIEAKLAETKSEADTMREKLHGQVLNIEGHVGKDTGKLFGAVTSQDIADAIKSQFGVDLDKRIVLLSQPIKQLGNHTVDIDVHRQVDIRMTVRVFDPELVAAEAKKAAERKVIQAAPAETVEKVEESEGEAVEA; this is encoded by the coding sequence ATGAAGGTCATCCTAAAGCAATCGGTGCCGAAAGTCGGCAAGGAAGGGCAGGTCGTGAACGTCAAGAACGGTTTTGCCCGCAACTACCTCTTTCCGCAAGGGATGGCGATCGTGGCCGACAAGAAGCAGCTCGGCGTCTTGACCCGGCGCAACGCCAAGATCGAGGCCAAGTTGGCCGAGACCAAGAGCGAAGCCGACACCATGCGCGAAAAGCTCCACGGTCAGGTGCTCAACATCGAAGGCCACGTCGGGAAGGACACGGGCAAGCTCTTCGGGGCCGTCACGTCCCAGGACATCGCCGACGCGATCAAGTCCCAGTTCGGAGTCGATCTGGACAAGAGGATCGTCCTCTTGAGCCAGCCGATCAAGCAACTCGGCAACCACACCGTCGACATCGACGTCCACCGTCAGGTCGACATCCGCATGACCGTCCGTGTGTTCGACCCTGAACTCGTCGCTGCGGAAGCCAAGAAGGCGGCGGAACGCAAGGTCATCCAAGCCGCCCCGGCCGAGACCGTTGAAAAGGTCGAAGAGTCGGAAGGCGAAGCCGTCGAAGCTTGA
- a CDS encoding glucose 1-dehydrogenase, translating to MKNGKGRMNGKVAVVTGAALGIGRACAQMLAREGASVAVTDLLDAEGQAVVNEICNEGGTAGYWHMDVTDEQQVSDVMGMVRSRFGPVTVLVNNAGITGEDKSTHEFTTEEWEEVMDVNVKGAYLCIKYAVPQMIRKGGGSVVNVSSVYGIVGGPGLAGYHAAEGALRSMTKTDAVTYAPRQVRVNSVHPGVIWTPMVEGLIAAEEDVVHERAELGAKHPLGHVGEPDDVAFAVLYLASDEARFVTGAELVVDGGYTAR from the coding sequence ATGAAAAACGGAAAGGGGCGGATGAACGGGAAGGTCGCGGTCGTGACCGGTGCGGCTTTGGGGATCGGGCGCGCCTGCGCACAGATGCTTGCCAGGGAGGGTGCGTCCGTCGCCGTGACGGACCTTTTGGACGCGGAGGGCCAAGCCGTCGTCAACGAAATCTGCAACGAAGGGGGGACAGCCGGCTATTGGCACATGGACGTCACCGACGAGCAGCAGGTCAGCGACGTGATGGGCATGGTGCGGTCGCGGTTCGGTCCGGTCACTGTGCTGGTCAACAACGCCGGCATCACGGGCGAAGACAAGTCGACCCACGAGTTCACCACCGAGGAATGGGAGGAGGTGATGGACGTGAACGTCAAAGGGGCCTATCTGTGCATCAAGTACGCCGTTCCACAAATGATCCGCAAGGGCGGGGGCAGCGTCGTCAACGTCTCATCGGTGTACGGGATCGTCGGCGGTCCGGGCTTGGCCGGTTACCATGCTGCCGAAGGTGCGCTTCGGTCGATGACGAAGACGGACGCGGTGACGTACGCCCCTCGACAGGTCCGGGTGAATTCCGTTCATCCCGGGGTCATTTGGACCCCGATGGTCGAGGGATTGATCGCTGCCGAAGAAGACGTCGTCCATGAGCGGGCCGAACTCGGGGCGAAGCACCCGTTAGGACACGTGGGCGAGCCCGACGACGTGGCCTTCGCCGTGCTTTACCTCGCGTCCGACGAAGCCCGCTTCGTCACTGGCGCCGAACTCGTCGTCGACGGCGGATACACGGCCCGTTAG
- the lysA gene encoding diaminopimelate decarboxylase, translating to MSATVATDRLILSDEQAHRLSEQFGTPLYVLDESLLRARAREFVSAWPGEVSFATKANSTLAVVKIAYSEGCTVDVASEGELRAALKAGVPASACRLHGNNKSVSEIKFAVESGVGKIIADAFEELERLAAFPRLPDVLLRIAPGVDPKTNAKISTGQADTKFGFGLDQAEQALVRALELKLPVIGFHCHVGSQLMDAESQVNGAKTLASLAVDMKERHGWSASFLNVGGGLGVRYSEGDRPMPVNEFCRSIATAVQETVQGRLDLNLGMEPGRAMVAGAGVTLYEVGVVKRASTGRKYVAVDGGLSDNPRPAFYGSKYELVWHSRESTGSETVTVSGKHCETDTLFPDVQAPAGVEAGDMLQVLGTGAYNSVMASNYNRLPRPAAVLLRTDGSAVVVQERETFEQVLQRERLPEGL from the coding sequence ATGTCCGCGACCGTGGCCACCGACCGTCTGATCCTCTCGGACGAGCAAGCCCACCGCCTGAGCGAACAGTTCGGCACGCCCCTGTACGTCCTCGACGAATCCCTGCTTCGGGCCAGGGCGCGCGAGTTCGTATCGGCATGGCCGGGCGAGGTCTCGTTCGCGACCAAGGCAAACTCGACCTTGGCCGTGGTCAAGATCGCCTACTCGGAAGGGTGTACGGTCGACGTCGCGAGCGAAGGCGAACTTCGTGCCGCGCTCAAGGCCGGCGTTCCGGCATCGGCGTGCCGGCTCCACGGGAACAACAAGAGCGTGTCCGAGATCAAGTTTGCCGTCGAGTCCGGCGTCGGCAAGATCATCGCTGACGCGTTCGAGGAGCTCGAGCGTCTCGCTGCCTTCCCACGGCTACCGGACGTCCTCCTCCGGATCGCCCCAGGCGTCGACCCCAAGACCAACGCCAAAATCTCGACCGGTCAGGCCGATACGAAGTTCGGGTTCGGGCTCGACCAAGCCGAGCAGGCGCTTGTGCGCGCTTTAGAGCTGAAGCTCCCTGTGATCGGGTTCCACTGTCACGTCGGGTCCCAGCTCATGGACGCCGAGTCCCAAGTGAACGGGGCGAAGACGCTCGCTTCCTTGGCCGTCGACATGAAGGAGAGGCACGGATGGTCCGCGTCCTTCCTGAACGTCGGAGGCGGACTCGGCGTAAGGTACTCGGAAGGGGACAGACCGATGCCCGTTAACGAATTCTGCCGATCGATCGCAACGGCCGTCCAGGAGACCGTCCAGGGACGCTTGGACCTGAACCTCGGCATGGAACCGGGCCGCGCCATGGTCGCCGGCGCGGGAGTCACGCTCTATGAGGTCGGGGTCGTGAAGCGTGCCTCGACAGGCCGAAAGTACGTCGCCGTCGACGGCGGACTGAGCGACAACCCCCGGCCCGCGTTCTACGGGTCCAAGTACGAACTCGTCTGGCATTCGCGAGAGAGCACAGGTTCCGAGACTGTGACGGTGTCCGGCAAACACTGCGAAACCGACACGCTCTTCCCGGACGTGCAAGCACCGGCGGGCGTCGAAGCCGGAGACATGCTTCAAGTCCTCGGAACAGGCGCTTACAACTCCGTCATGGCGAGCAACTACAACCGGCTCCCAAGGCCGGCGGCCGTCCTTCTACGCACCGACGGGAGCGCCGTGGTCGTCCAGGAGCGGGAGACGTTCGAGCAAGTCCTGCAGCGCGAGAGACTGCCGGAGGGGCTCTGA
- a CDS encoding site-2 protease family protein encodes MPQFDFQSLISILIVIFFAIGLHEYAHAKIADAAGDPTPRYYGRVTLNLFKHFDPLGTIMIVLTALYGFGIGWGKPVPMDPRKMGNPRWDHFMAVAAGPISNLIQAGVFSLALRFVPGLIDAPFFGNLLIYGVMINIGLFCFNLLPLGPLDGMWLLGTFLDEKARLAWTRWNLTIGQFVFLGLVLVGQMVPELNLISRVIRPVMQTLFRFLMGVP; translated from the coding sequence ATGCCCCAATTCGATTTTCAGTCCCTGATCTCGATCCTGATCGTGATCTTCTTCGCGATCGGACTTCACGAATACGCCCACGCGAAGATCGCCGACGCGGCGGGCGACCCGACGCCCCGTTACTACGGTCGGGTGACCCTCAACCTGTTCAAGCACTTCGACCCGCTCGGGACGATCATGATCGTCCTGACCGCCCTTTACGGGTTCGGAATCGGCTGGGGTAAGCCGGTCCCGATGGACCCTCGCAAGATGGGCAACCCTCGGTGGGACCACTTCATGGCCGTCGCAGCGGGGCCGATCTCCAACCTGATCCAAGCCGGAGTGTTCTCGTTGGCCCTCAGGTTCGTCCCCGGCTTGATCGACGCGCCCTTCTTCGGCAACCTGCTGATTTACGGCGTGATGATCAACATCGGGCTGTTCTGCTTCAACCTTCTCCCCCTCGGGCCGCTCGACGGCATGTGGCTCCTCGGGACGTTCCTAGACGAGAAGGCGCGCCTCGCCTGGACCAGGTGGAACCTCACCATCGGGCAGTTCGTCTTCCTCGGCCTTGTCCTTGTCGGCCAAATGGTGCCGGAACTGAACCTGATCTCCCGCGTGATCCGGCCCGTCATGCAGACCCTCTTCAGGTTCCTGATGGGAGTACCATAG
- a CDS encoding SUMF1/EgtB/PvdO family nonheme iron enzyme — MIALTVWVMGLSSIGPEFVRVPAGEVRLGKKGNVANPLRTVRIGEFEIAAKETTNAQFAAFVKATGYVTDAERSHNAMVFEPGLPEFRWIKDKSADWRFPNGRSRDSVKGKDGHPVTSVSFHDASEYCRWAGFRLPTLDEWEAACRAGTSTDWFFGSDDERIREYANVWHGRDHLTADRSDGYMTTSPVGSFKPNPIGLYDMYGNVFEFCTGQLPGDGPRTVHSRGGSWWCSKRSCCFFNSADIGKVDRHASFSNQGFRVVRLTLTRR; from the coding sequence ATGATCGCCCTGACCGTCTGGGTCATGGGACTCTCCTCGATCGGACCCGAGTTCGTCCGAGTGCCGGCCGGGGAAGTGCGCCTAGGAAAGAAAGGCAACGTGGCCAATCCCTTGCGGACGGTCCGGATCGGCGAGTTCGAGATCGCAGCGAAGGAGACCACCAACGCTCAATTCGCCGCGTTCGTCAAAGCGACCGGGTACGTGACCGACGCCGAGCGCTCCCACAACGCAATGGTCTTCGAACCGGGGTTGCCCGAATTCCGTTGGATCAAGGACAAATCGGCGGACTGGCGCTTCCCGAACGGAAGGTCCCGCGACTCGGTGAAGGGAAAGGACGGCCATCCTGTGACCTCGGTGTCCTTCCACGACGCCTCCGAATACTGCCGCTGGGCAGGCTTCCGCCTTCCCACCCTTGACGAGTGGGAAGCCGCGTGCCGTGCGGGCACGTCGACGGACTGGTTCTTCGGAAGCGACGACGAGCGGATCAGGGAATACGCCAACGTCTGGCACGGTCGCGACCACTTGACCGCCGACCGCTCCGACGGATATATGACGACGTCCCCGGTCGGGAGCTTCAAACCGAATCCGATCGGGCTCTACGACATGTACGGGAACGTGTTCGAGTTCTGTACGGGCCAACTTCCCGGAGACGGCCCGCGCACCGTCCATAGCCGAGGAGGGTCATGGTGGTGCAGCAAGCGTTCGTGCTGCTTCTTCAACTCGGCCGACATCGGCAAAGTCGACCGTCACGCCTCGTTCAGCAATCAAGGGTTCCGGGTCGTGCGGCTCACTCTGACCCGTCGATAG
- a CDS encoding site-2 protease family protein produces the protein MGPLIETLLTALLIVAILPILVAVHELGHFWVARACGMHVDAFAVMMGGIRKTRPSELGAKPMASPWILAAVGTVAGVSLAWAMSAQNLIGAYASLAVLGAVLPVWIATRLGNVYRLPLASTVGTVAKAWLVAVVLSFVGTGGKGMGPLQTVGLLAIFAVIGLLFVYYHPVLHKGEEEKHGQGQIFVDGPMGPEKRPVLFRPLLSRTDKHGTEFSLLCLPLGGFAAIRGMHPKEDGSETEIEGGFYSKPPLARLAVLFAGPFFSIAFGVLLLAVVLAINGELVPRTTPVIGSLTADGPGAKAGLKPGDKILEANGKPVATFYDLVKTVRVSFTEKDGRYEPVPVRLTYERDGKTLFANVTPVVDKAPSPVLQEDNKPSSEKKIQAKLQMSPVFDHKPLAPVEAFDAAVKYPVLLVAGLAESVSKPQTLAENIGGPASIAREIGNAGKAGPPAVFMVAAMLSVSLGVMNLLPIVPFDGGQMMVAFAELLRGGRRLSLKLQMQLSTIGAFLVMVLVIGVVTLDIGKMAMGR, from the coding sequence ATGGGCCCCTTGATCGAGACGCTTCTCACTGCTTTGCTGATCGTTGCGATCCTCCCTATCCTTGTCGCCGTCCATGAACTCGGACACTTTTGGGTGGCACGGGCATGCGGGATGCACGTCGATGCGTTCGCCGTGATGATGGGCGGGATCCGCAAGACGCGACCGTCCGAACTCGGGGCCAAACCGATGGCCAGTCCGTGGATCCTGGCCGCGGTCGGAACCGTTGCCGGGGTGAGCCTGGCCTGGGCGATGTCGGCCCAGAACTTGATCGGCGCTTACGCTTCCCTTGCCGTTCTCGGAGCCGTGTTGCCGGTCTGGATCGCGACGCGATTGGGAAACGTCTACCGTCTTCCTCTGGCGTCGACGGTCGGAACGGTCGCCAAAGCTTGGTTGGTCGCCGTCGTCCTGAGTTTCGTCGGGACGGGAGGCAAGGGTATGGGCCCGCTTCAGACGGTGGGCCTCCTCGCGATCTTCGCCGTCATCGGCCTCCTCTTCGTCTATTACCATCCGGTGTTGCACAAGGGTGAAGAGGAGAAGCACGGCCAAGGACAGATCTTTGTGGACGGACCGATGGGCCCTGAGAAGCGCCCGGTCCTCTTCCGGCCGCTCTTGAGCCGTACGGACAAGCATGGGACCGAGTTCTCCCTGTTGTGCCTTCCTCTCGGCGGATTCGCCGCGATCCGTGGCATGCACCCGAAGGAAGACGGCAGCGAGACCGAGATCGAAGGCGGCTTCTATAGCAAACCCCCGTTGGCGAGACTGGCCGTCCTGTTCGCTGGACCGTTCTTCAGCATCGCCTTCGGGGTCTTGTTGCTCGCCGTGGTCCTGGCGATCAACGGTGAACTGGTGCCGAGGACGACGCCGGTGATCGGGTCGCTCACGGCCGACGGGCCCGGAGCAAAGGCCGGCTTGAAACCCGGGGACAAGATCCTGGAAGCGAACGGAAAACCCGTCGCGACGTTCTACGACCTCGTCAAGACCGTCCGTGTCAGCTTTACTGAAAAGGACGGGCGCTACGAGCCGGTACCTGTACGCCTGACCTACGAACGGGACGGCAAGACCCTGTTCGCGAACGTGACGCCCGTGGTCGACAAGGCGCCGAGTCCGGTGCTCCAAGAGGACAACAAACCATCGTCGGAAAAGAAGATCCAGGCGAAACTGCAGATGTCGCCGGTCTTCGACCATAAGCCGTTGGCACCGGTCGAGGCGTTTGACGCCGCCGTGAAGTACCCGGTCCTCCTGGTCGCAGGTTTGGCCGAGTCGGTTTCGAAACCCCAGACGCTGGCCGAAAACATCGGTGGCCCTGCGTCGATCGCCCGTGAAATCGGAAACGCTGGAAAAGCCGGCCCGCCCGCCGTCTTCATGGTCGCCGCGATGTTGAGCGTCTCGCTCGGCGTCATGAACCTCTTGCCGATCGTGCCTTTTGACGGCGGACAGATGATGGTGGCGTTCGCCGAACTCCTACGAGGCGGCCGTCGCCTCAGTCTGAAGCTTCAAATGCAATTGAGCACCATCGGGGCGTTCCTCGTGATGGTGCTCGTGATCGGCGTCGTGACCCTCGACATCGGAAAGATGGCGATGGGCCGCTGA